GCAGGTTTCCAGCTGGTTTGCACCACTCAGAGTGAAAAGtttatacagaaaaaaaacagacttcttgttcttttttgccACAAGGACACACGGCGCGATGGTCCTACTCTGACCGCACAAGACGCTTTTCGACTTTATGAAGGCGTCGACGCGTGCTGCGCTTTGGTGGCTAATGACAACCGATCCTTCTGATGCCTGGAGGAAAACTTCTTGCTCCGGTTGGAAGGAAAAGCCACGAAACGTCAACTCGCTTGTTACTCGGTTGTCACTTAAGCAGTGATGATACGTGATTATCTTACCACGGAACGAGAGTTGGGTCGAAGTCGAACTGACACCCTTCATGATGCTTTTAAACGACAAACTTGCGTTTGTGATGTAATTATTactaaatttaaaatgtaatttgcgtgtttacattttttaaagacgTCGAACTGACTCTATCGGGTTTGTGTCGCTCGAAAGCGCGCGCCAACCCGGAAGTAACACGTTACGTCAGTCGAAGTGCATTGTGGGAGTTgatttttgtcaacagcggtgCGTTCACCGGCTTAAGCTAACCGCTTTAGCCTCCGTGACCGGGCTAAAACGTATGCGCCTCGTAAGCGATTTATTtcactcctaaaaaaaaatcctcgaaCACTACACACTCCGTCCTTCCTTTAACCCatcacaaaacaagaacaaagcaaagagGAGTGGCCAACGAGCTGAGCCAAAATGGCTTCGACGGGCCGTCAGTTTCCCACTTTACAGTGATTCACCCTAACTGGAGCTCGGTAGCGATCGAGCTAACGAGGAACTATCAGAAGGGAAGGAAAGGCGCCGGTGATAGTTGAACATGGCTGAACTTGAACAACACCAAGGAGATCAGGTATTCTAATACTGAAATGTGAAGATGGAGCGCTGTCGCCGATGTTGTTTTGCTTCTAAAACGTGTGTGTAAACTTCCCTAAACTCTTGCATGTGGCAGGGCATTGAAGACAAAATTGAGAAGACGAGAGAGAGATTCAAGAATGAATTCCTCAAAGGTAAGAAAGGGACTTCAGTGATGGTGTTTGAAGTTGTCATTAGCCTCGCACCTTCCACCAACATGTTACACTTGTTTTTATACACAGATCATCTATTACATGTGAAATATCCGTACTTAAGTGTCTACGATGTAACCAGGACGAAAACCAATAGTGATAGCATCATGACTTTACGAAGGGTCCAAAAAAGCTTCAGATAAACAGCTAAAAGTGACCATGCACACGCCCTTACGTCATTCCATCTACATACTGGCCGCAATGCATTTACTATACTGTAACTCTAAATACACATAGAACCTTTGAGAACCGGAACAAAAAGCTTAAATCATTTAGCCACCACATGCTCCTACTAATTTAAGTGTGAATGTATTCAAACTGAAATATCCCCTTTGATAGAAAGATGCCACTTGGCTTTACACGTTTGCCACACTTTTattgagccaaaaaaaaaaaaaaatgttttggtgccTTTTGCCATCCAGTGCAAGACTATAAAAAGATGAACAATGATGTACACAAGTACATACCGTAATTTTCTCACCACCTTACGGTGCAATGGGAGTCATATGCTACATATTTCATGAAGCACTTTGTTCACAATTACCTTTGTCCATTATCTGCCAGATCACTAACACGGCTTGTATAGTTACAAATGTCCATTTAAATGTCAGATTCATCAGACAAATATGACCAAAGAGATGTGGACAGACTGCAGGAGGACAACTCCCTGGTGGAAGGCTACTTGATGTGGCGACTCTACGTGGTGGACGACGCcttaaaaatgattgatgagagTTTCCAATGGAGAAAAGAGTATGGCGTAAACGGTGAGAGGGTGTCACATCATTGCTGTCTTTCTGTATGTGCGCTTAATTCATGTCCTCAAGAACCTTCAGCATTAACATAACATATACACATATTACAGCATAAATGCCATGTCACAGTGGTTTGAACTTTATTCGTCAGCAGCTGATCTCAAACAAGTGCTCAAGTTCAACTGTCCCTGTCAATGGAGCTGTTGATGTCGCCTGGGTGTGTGGTTGCCAGATCAGCGCCTTTCTCGCTGCTTCTCGGGGCTGAGCCCATACACACACGAGCGCCATTGTGCGTGAAACATCATGAATGGGCCACCTCTAACAACAAAACTCGCTGTTCAAATATCGTGACCGTTTTCTTTGTTCTTGGGAAGTCTTTAATCCAGCAAATGAAATTTGTCAGTTGTTTCAAGGGAATGCGATATAGAGATCAGTGACAAGAGGTTTGATGTCGTTCCTCCTTTCGTCGTCCGTAAATAAGTGTTATTTTAACTTGAAATCAAACACTTGTTCTCAGTGATTACAATGAAGGCAACTTGTCAgactagttttagttcttttccTCTACACCTTGAGGCTACACaccccttaaaaaataaaaaaaataaatcaggatGGCGACCAGTGCATTCAAGCAGTTGAGGCAATGTGTTGAGCTTTCCTTACACGATCCACATTTGTCGAGTAATTGTCTAACAGGCTTGTTTTCCGCCTCAGATCTCTCGGAGAGCTCCATTCCCAGGTGGATGTTTGAGACCGGGGCGGTGTTCCTCCATGGATTTGACAAAGAGGGCAACAAGCTCTGTATGTAGGACACCTGAGCTGTTTCCTGTCACCCTTTCTGTTGGAATAACAAAGATATTCTATTACATGCTAATCATTGACAATAATGTTGACCTCTGCTTACTCTTCCCCAGTCTGGTTTAAGGTAAAACTGCATATAAAGGATGCAAAAACAATCATTGACAAGAAAAAGTATGTGGCTTTCTGGCTGGAACGAAATGTCAAGAAAGAACCTGGGATGCCACTGACAGTCATTTTTGACATGTCCGAGTCTGGCCTGACAAATATTGTAAGTTTTCTTTGTCATATAGAATGTGCATGCTTGTAAAATGCTGTAAAGTCGTAATTTCATTGCCTGCTCTGTACTCGCAGGGACTGACTTTCCTCAGTGCTTTTACTCTTTGGagattaaaataacctttaaatcCCGTTGGTCAATTCAAGGGGGCTTTCTAATCCGTGGACGCGCCGTGTCACACAGACGTGAGCTTCCTCACGCAGCTCTCCAGACAGAACAGACGAGTTTCAGGCCCGAACCGGCAAGATGCATAGAAAGAGGAACAGAAGAAACGGCTGTATAGCGTGCATACGAAATGAGGAGTTTAGAAAATCCGATCGCAAAGCAGAGCCTCAGCGGGAGCCGGAGCGTCGCTGCTCAGTATGATCTTGTTAAGGCCGAGGAGAGCGTCGCCTGCATAGCAATGAGGACTCCTGCCAATTATGGAGCCCAGTCAGGGCGCAGGGCTTGCTTCTATTGATAAATCTGTTGCCGTGATGATTGCAGTCAACGTGAAACGCTACGCTGAGCATCCATCACGGGCTCCTTCGGGCTCGCAGCCAAGTCGATTATTCCGccgtttatttttgtaattaatcgATAAAGTGCGTGTGGTTGTAACAGCGTCAGGAGATGAgctaaaatgtgaaattgtttctgcaaaaatgtccacccaaaatgacattttctcaaAACAGTGGATGTGAGGTAACTGACAAGAGTACAACAAATTTGTTTGACCTAAAGTGTGTATTTGAGTGGACGCCCCAATGTGCAGACATacaataatttatattttaagtGTTAGACCCTcactgaaaacacaaaattatgtAAAGTTAAATTTTACACAACATCATAAGATAAAAGTCAATGGCAAAATTCCCACACAAacctaaaagaaacaaaaaaatatatttttctcctAAAAATGAAGACTTTCTGCATTATGTCACATTAATGAAGGCAAATGTACCACAATTATTTCTACATTCAAGGATAATACTGTTGTGGTTTGCACGCAAAATTACTCTTCTCAGACAAGTCAATGTGTACATGTGCTAATTCAAAGATAAGCTTTTATGATGCCAAACAGAAATACAAAGATGATTAAAGTCTGACTTTGTTGCAGGACATGGACTTTGTGAAGTATGTTATAAATTGCTTCAAAGTATATTATCCCAAATTGCTCTGTAAGTAAAACCATGACCCaaaaacttttctttctttttttccgttCATCCCATCCCCTTTTTCTGTATTGAACTCAAATTGAATTATTGTGTGATTTCAGCCAAGATGATTATTGTGGAGATGCCTTGGATCATGAATGGTGAGATAGTCGGCCCCCGCGTCGCAGTGACATTTTGATTTCGACTTTCTCTTCCTGAAATCTacctgcctctctctctcttcctctgtCTCCCTCATCCAGCCGCATGGAAAATTGTGAAAACGTGGCTGGGTCCGGAGGCCATCAGCAAGCTTAAATTTGCATCTAGATCGGAACTCCAGTCGTACATCGACCCGGAGTACCTGCCGCCGCACATGGGTGGAATGGTACGTTGTATTTCacctttgtatttgtatttatttcgatTTATAGATGACTCGCTCAATACTTCATTGACCGCGTGCCTCCAAAACAACTTGACCTGTTGACACGAGCTCTCTGCGGGCCCATTCCAGGACCCGTTCAAGTACAGCTACCCTCCCCTCCCCGACGATGACTTCCAGACGCCCATCAGCGACAACGGACCAATCGCCAGCGAGGACGAGAGCGAGAGCAAAGAGATTGAGAGCAAAGAGAGCGTGCAGGATAGCAAAGATGGCCTCGAGTCCAGCTTCAACTCCGAAGTTGCTACCAAACCCAAAAAGGTATCTCGTCTCTCCTTCACCTGCCATCTTAGCACAAATCGTGGCTGAtgcatagtaataataataataataataataatagagtcTACTGGACCACTAATTGTCAATGATGCCATTTCCACATAAGTTAATAACTTAATATCATATCAGTCCTGTTTGGAAAACTCATTTGCAGTTACTCTCCACACTTTGATTTCTACAGTATGAGAAACTTTTTACGAGCCTTGGTAGGtgatgctgttttggttagcaacagagttcaaatgtacacaattgtgtcTGGACTGACTTCATTTTATagtaacatttttgtttctgatGGTAAAAGAGGGTTTCTATTTTAAAGCAGTGTGCATTGGTTTTGGCTAATCGGGGCATCTTGTAGACAAGAGACGCagtcactatttgaggaaatacagtCTAGTATGTGGTTGTTCTCATAGTTAATGTTTCCAAAGATGCTGGATAATCTTTCATCTCTAACATATTCAAAGTTGTGAGTCCAGGATTACAGCGTGTAATCAACTCTCTC
The Festucalex cinctus isolate MCC-2025b chromosome 11, RoL_Fcin_1.0, whole genome shotgun sequence DNA segment above includes these coding regions:
- the mospd2 gene encoding motile sperm domain-containing protein 2 isoform X2, which encodes MAELEQHQGDQGIEDKIEKTRERFKNEFLKDSSDKYDQRDVDRLQEDNSLVEGYLMWRLYVVDDALKMIDESFQWRKEYGVNDLSESSIPRWMFETGAVFLHGFDKEGNKLFWFKVKLHIKDAKTIIDKKKYVAFWLERNVKKEPGMPLTVIFDMSESGLTNIDMDFVKYVINCFKVYYPKLLSKMIIVEMPWIMNAAWKIVKTWLGPEAISKLKFASRSELQSYIDPEYLPPHMGGMDPFKYSYPPLPDDDFQTPISDNGPIASEDESESKEIESKESVQDSKDGLESSFNSEVATKPKKVNFLEDNEKGESRIKGARKPLTTFKGTLLDISPADELSFGCGDAEKKSLIILSNVTKNPLAFKVRTTAPEKYRVKPSSSTCEPGASIEIVVSLHGGSQASPQDRFLVMAAEMDNVGTQELAQFWKEVQKPKIMEHRLRCHVVESVKPAVMPQREGGDLGSSKDINIALLRLAASNSRLEQSLNTCTRVQKILVCLVLILLVLNLYCIRLLTTARQLS
- the mospd2 gene encoding motile sperm domain-containing protein 2 isoform X1; translated protein: MAELEQHQGDQGIEDKIEKTRERFKNEFLKDSSDKYDQRDVDRLQEDNSLVEGYLMWRLYVVDDALKMIDESFQWRKEYGVNDLSESSIPRWMFETGAVFLHGFDKEGNKLFWFKVKLHIKDAKTIIDKKKYVAFWLERNVKKEPGMPLTVIFDMSESGLTNIDMDFVKYVINCFKVYYPKLLSKMIIVEMPWIMNAAWKIVKTWLGPEAISKLKFASRSELQSYIDPEYLPPHMGGMDPFKYSYPPLPDDDFQTPISDNGPIASEDESESKEIESKESVQDSKDGLESSFNSEVATKPKKVNFLEDNEKGESRIKGARKPLTTFKGTLLDISPADELSFGCGDAEKKSLIILSNVTKNPLAFKVRTTAPEKYRVKPSSSTCEPGASIEIVVSLHGGSQASPQDRFLVMAAEMDNVGTQELAQFWKEVQKPKIMEHRLRCHVVESVKPAVMPQREGGDLGSSKDINIAIGHRAPNDNLLLRLAASNSRLEQSLNTCTRVQKILVCLVLILLVLNLYCIRLLTTARQLS